A genomic window from Bacillus mesophilus includes:
- a CDS encoding patatin-like phospholipase family protein, which produces MIRPKIGLALGSGGARGFAHLGVIKVLLDHNIPIDYIAGSSMGALIGSFYGAGHSIDRLYNLAIAFKRKYYLDFTVPKMGFIAGNRVKELIRVFTQGKNIEELKIPLAIVATDLIKGERVVFREGSVTDAVRASISIPGILVPEKKDDRLLVDGGVIDRLPVSVAREMGADIVIAVDVNDGKKVEEISSIFDVIMQSIDLMQDELVKYVVNDSDITIKPKVGIFSARAFTNIEEIIKMGEEEALLLLPTILEVIEKWKETNGE; this is translated from the coding sequence TTGATACGACCTAAGATTGGTCTAGCACTCGGCTCTGGAGGTGCTCGCGGATTTGCCCACCTGGGAGTGATTAAAGTGCTATTGGACCATAATATCCCTATAGATTATATTGCAGGAAGTAGTATGGGAGCATTAATCGGAAGCTTTTATGGAGCAGGGCATAGCATTGATCGGTTATACAATCTAGCAATTGCGTTTAAAAGAAAATACTACCTTGACTTTACCGTTCCTAAAATGGGTTTTATTGCAGGTAATCGGGTTAAAGAATTGATTAGAGTATTTACACAAGGCAAAAATATTGAAGAGTTAAAAATTCCTTTAGCGATTGTTGCTACCGATTTAATAAAGGGTGAAAGAGTGGTCTTCCGGGAAGGCTCTGTTACTGACGCGGTCAGAGCTAGCATTTCTATTCCTGGAATTTTGGTTCCTGAAAAAAAGGATGACAGGCTATTAGTAGACGGTGGAGTCATTGATCGGTTACCTGTATCTGTTGCAAGGGAGATGGGAGCAGATATCGTCATTGCAGTTGATGTAAATGATGGCAAAAAAGTTGAAGAGATTTCATCTATTTTTGATGTTATTATGCAAAGCATTGACCTTATGCAGGATGAACTTGTGAAATATGTGGTAAATGATTCAGACATCACAATTAAGCCGAAAGTTGGAATTTTTAGTGCTAGAGCATTTACCAATATAGAAGAAATCATTAAAATGGGGGAAGAGGAAGCATTATTACTTTTACCAACAATTTTAGAAGTGATTGAAAAGTGGAAGGAGACAAATGGTGAGTAA
- a CDS encoding N-acetyltransferase: protein MTTLKVEKLKINYKTIEEFKRFKEYGIQELSMLEDLQENIIENDSESPFYGIYFGEKLVARMSLYRVDQRFDQYFDPPQDYLELWKLEVLADYQQKGFGRALVEYAKSYQLPIKTNPRVKSKEFWSAMGFTPVTYDMERDLGENPLVWYPNGVKEQIRD from the coding sequence ATGACAACCTTAAAGGTAGAGAAATTAAAAATAAACTACAAAACAATAGAAGAGTTTAAAAGATTTAAGGAGTACGGTATTCAGGAACTTTCCATGCTTGAAGACTTACAAGAAAATATTATTGAAAATGATAGTGAATCTCCATTTTATGGAATTTATTTCGGAGAAAAGTTAGTCGCTAGAATGAGTTTATATCGAGTTGATCAAAGATTTGATCAATACTTTGATCCACCTCAAGATTATTTAGAGCTTTGGAAGCTTGAAGTATTAGCTGACTACCAACAAAAAGGATTTGGAAGAGCACTGGTAGAATATGCAAAGAGCTATCAACTGCCTATCAAGACAAATCCACGTGTAAAATCCAAGGAGTTTTGGAGCGCTATGGGCTTTACACCTGTTACGTATGACATGGAAAGAGATTTAGGAGAGAACCCACTTGTTTGGTATCCTAATGGTGTTAAAGAACAGATTAGAGACTAA
- the rsmD gene encoding 16S rRNA (guanine(966)-N(2))-methyltransferase RsmD has translation MRVVSGKCKGHPLKAVPGQSTRPTTDKVKESIFNIIGPYFDGGLGLDLFGGSGGLGIEAISRGLDKVIFVDIDQKAIHTIKQNVESCRVKEQVEIYRNEAEKALKALIKRELTFDFIFLDPPYFKQKLEALISIIDSNRLLNQGGRIVVEHSTDVEMPDSIGDLELIRAEKYGITAVSIYKYSERMNEEGGNELV, from the coding sequence ATGAGAGTGGTTTCGGGTAAATGTAAGGGACACCCTTTAAAGGCGGTCCCAGGTCAATCAACTAGACCTACAACAGATAAAGTAAAGGAATCTATTTTTAACATAATTGGTCCTTACTTTGATGGTGGACTTGGTTTAGATTTGTTTGGCGGAAGTGGTGGCCTAGGGATTGAGGCTATTAGCAGAGGCTTAGACAAAGTAATTTTTGTAGATATTGATCAAAAGGCTATTCACACCATTAAACAAAATGTCGAGTCCTGCAGAGTGAAGGAACAAGTAGAAATCTATCGTAATGAAGCAGAAAAGGCTTTAAAAGCCTTAATTAAGAGAGAACTTACTTTTGATTTTATTTTCTTAGATCCCCCTTACTTTAAACAAAAATTAGAGGCGCTTATCTCTATCATTGATAGTAATCGCCTCTTAAACCAAGGCGGAAGAATAGTGGTTGAGCATTCTACTGATGTTGAAATGCCAGATTCAATCGGGGACTTAGAGTTAATACGTGCAGAGAAGTATGGAATCACAGCAGTCTCGATTTATAAATATAGCGAACGTATGAATGAAGAAGGGGGAAATGAACTTGTCTAA
- the coaD gene encoding pantetheine-phosphate adenylyltransferase: MSKIAVCPGSFDPVTLGHLDIIKRGASVFEKVYVCVLNNSSKQPLFSVEERLELLREVTQDLPNVEVDSFKGLLIDYAASKNAKVVLRGLRAVSDFEYEMQITAMNRKLNEDIETLFMMTNSQYSFLSSSIVKEAAKYKGNISDLVPAAVDRELKKKFTEL; the protein is encoded by the coding sequence TTGTCTAAAATAGCAGTCTGTCCAGGAAGCTTCGACCCTGTTACACTAGGACACTTAGATATTATCAAGAGGGGAGCTAGTGTGTTTGAAAAGGTGTATGTGTGTGTGTTAAATAACTCATCTAAACAGCCTTTATTCTCTGTAGAAGAGCGATTGGAGCTTCTTAGAGAAGTAACACAGGATCTTCCTAATGTAGAAGTTGACTCATTCAAAGGATTACTAATTGATTACGCAGCAAGTAAAAATGCAAAAGTTGTGTTAAGAGGACTTCGTGCAGTTTCAGATTTTGAATATGAAATGCAAATAACTGCAATGAATAGGAAGTTAAATGAGGACATCGAAACCTTATTCATGATGACAAACAGTCAATATTCATTCTTGAGTTCTTCGATTGTAAAGGAAGCTGCCAAATACAAGGGGAATATCTCAGATCTCGTACCAGCTGCTGTGGACCGAGAGCTAAAAAAGAAATTTACCGAACTCTAA
- a CDS encoding enoyl-CoA hydratase/isomerase family protein: MTKTSVEKTESGVVILTIQRPSVRNAIDYDVMDQLNNIVEELSVDISSKALIITGEGEQAFCSGGDLSVFHELHTEEEAYFMLSKMGEILFKLMTLKKPTVALMNGIAIGGGLELATACDFRIARTNTKFGFVQGRLGITTGWGGGSYLFEKLPYDQAAKLLYSANMASVEYGQQIGFIQHLIEEDNHREAGIKWVVDLVRNSDSLVLAAYKEMVIRKWETTQLKQRVIKEIEQCSKLWALPAHHEAVNRFLSKEKN, translated from the coding sequence TTGACAAAAACTAGTGTAGAAAAAACAGAAAGTGGAGTAGTGATCTTAACGATTCAAAGACCGTCTGTAAGAAACGCGATTGACTATGATGTTATGGATCAATTGAACAACATAGTTGAGGAGTTGAGTGTTGATATATCTTCTAAAGCACTGATCATCACCGGTGAAGGTGAACAAGCCTTTTGTTCTGGTGGGGACTTATCTGTTTTTCACGAATTACATACTGAGGAAGAAGCATATTTTATGCTATCTAAAATGGGAGAAATACTATTCAAGCTGATGACTTTGAAAAAGCCTACAGTTGCTCTGATGAATGGTATTGCAATTGGCGGTGGTCTAGAGTTAGCAACTGCTTGTGATTTTAGGATTGCCCGAACAAACACTAAGTTTGGATTTGTTCAAGGAAGACTAGGGATTACAACGGGATGGGGTGGAGGATCATATCTTTTTGAGAAACTGCCATATGACCAAGCTGCGAAGCTCTTGTATTCTGCCAACATGGCAAGTGTTGAATATGGACAACAAATAGGATTCATTCAACATCTCATTGAAGAAGATAATCATAGAGAGGCAGGAATTAAGTGGGTTGTAGATTTGGTAAGAAATAGTGATTCTCTCGTTCTAGCTGCTTATAAGGAAATGGTAATTAGAAAATGGGAGACTACCCAATTGAAACAGCGAGTCATAAAAGAAATAGAGCAATGCTCAAAGCTGTGGGCGCTTCCTGCACATCATGAAGCAGTAAATCGTTTTTTATCAAAAGAAAAAAATTGA
- a CDS encoding YlbG family protein — translation MFEKRQGIVVWLHHLKQIKNLRRFGNIHYVSKRLKYCVLYCNMDETEQITKKLQALPFVKTVEPSYKPFLKMEFENSKPDKAKEYDYKVGI, via the coding sequence ATGTTTGAAAAGCGACAGGGGATCGTAGTTTGGTTGCACCATTTAAAACAAATTAAAAACTTACGTCGGTTTGGAAACATCCATTATGTTTCTAAGCGGCTAAAATATTGTGTTCTATACTGTAATATGGATGAAACCGAGCAAATTACAAAGAAGCTGCAAGCATTACCTTTTGTTAAAACGGTAGAACCTTCTTACAAACCTTTCTTAAAAATGGAGTTTGAAAACTCAAAACCAGATAAAGCAAAGGAATATGACTATAAAGTTGGAATTTAG
- a CDS encoding YceD family protein: MKWHVHQLKKYQHKPLLIEESVDVSELKRINHEIRDVYPVHVTGKVDVSSDKATFHLQLTGTLVLPCSRTLVDVDFPFDITTTEHFLLQPADYQVDEDFHEPEGEVIDLTSVIMQNILLEIPMQVFAEDPNKEESAPQSGKDWQVITELEKAEKVDPRLAGLAKFFKDDK, from the coding sequence GTGAAATGGCATGTACATCAGTTAAAAAAATATCAACATAAGCCGCTTTTGATAGAGGAATCGGTTGATGTAAGCGAACTGAAAAGAATCAATCACGAAATTAGAGACGTCTATCCAGTACATGTTACTGGTAAGGTAGATGTTAGTAGTGATAAAGCAACCTTTCATTTGCAACTTACAGGGACACTTGTGCTACCTTGTTCAAGAACGTTAGTAGATGTTGATTTTCCTTTTGACATTACAACAACAGAGCATTTCCTCCTCCAACCAGCTGATTATCAGGTTGATGAGGATTTTCATGAGCCGGAGGGTGAAGTTATAGACTTGACTTCTGTGATCATGCAAAATATACTTCTTGAAATTCCGATGCAAGTTTTTGCAGAAGATCCAAATAAAGAAGAAAGTGCTCCACAGTCTGGTAAGGATTGGCAAGTTATAACCGAACTGGAAAAAGCAGAAAAGGTTGATCCGCGTTTAGCGGGATTAGCAAAATTTTTCAAAGATGATAAGTAA
- the rpmF gene encoding 50S ribosomal protein L32 codes for MAVPFRRTSKTAKRKRRTHFKLEIPGMVACPNCGEMKLAHRVCKECGTYKGKDVVNK; via the coding sequence ATGGCTGTACCTTTTAGAAGAACATCTAAAACTGCAAAGAGAAAGCGCCGTACACATTTCAAGTTAGAAATTCCTGGAATGGTGGCTTGCCCTAACTGTGGTGAGATGAAATTAGCTCACCGTGTATGTAAAGAGTGTGGAACATACAAAGGGAAAGATGTTGTAAACAAATAA
- the ylbJ gene encoding sporulation integral membrane protein YlbJ gives MTLSRLQTILLASFITLMAISLITFPKASFDASLDGLDMWWSIVFPSLLPFFIVSEMLIGFGVVSFLGVILEPIMRPLFRVPGVGGFVWAMGMASGFPAGAKFTARLRQEKQLTAIEAERLVSFTNSSNPLFIFGAVAVGFFGNPQIGILLAISHYLGNVCVGFMMRFHGNSDQESTVGEDRKGFSLIEALRVLHRTRLEEKRPLGKMLGDAVTSSIQTLLMIGGFIILFSVLNRLLSLVHFTDLVGIFLSFILQTFHLSTELSVPLISGLFEITLGSDLTSDANAGLLEKVVIVSFILAFCGFSVQAQVASILSETDIRFKPFFIARIFHGFFASIFAFILWKPLYVNLQASGEGTVPVMKWFEHSASYGNTFWTNMIDYGPLFTLLSLCIYIVIIARRGVAR, from the coding sequence TTGACATTATCTAGGCTGCAAACAATATTATTAGCTTCATTCATAACATTGATGGCAATCTCATTAATTACATTTCCGAAGGCATCATTTGACGCCTCGTTAGATGGTTTAGATATGTGGTGGAGTATTGTGTTCCCTTCCCTACTACCATTTTTTATCGTATCAGAAATGTTAATTGGATTTGGAGTTGTTAGTTTTTTAGGAGTAATACTTGAACCTATTATGAGACCTTTATTTCGCGTCCCTGGAGTTGGCGGATTTGTTTGGGCAATGGGGATGGCCTCTGGGTTTCCGGCTGGAGCCAAGTTTACTGCAAGACTTCGTCAGGAAAAACAGTTAACCGCAATTGAAGCAGAACGATTAGTGTCATTTACAAATTCCTCAAATCCTCTGTTTATTTTCGGAGCAGTTGCAGTTGGATTTTTCGGGAATCCTCAAATAGGGATTCTTCTAGCCATTTCACATTACCTTGGGAATGTTTGCGTTGGTTTTATGATGAGGTTTCATGGCAATTCTGACCAAGAGAGTACCGTAGGTGAAGATAGAAAGGGATTCTCTTTGATTGAAGCACTTCGAGTTTTACATAGAACAAGATTGGAAGAGAAGCGCCCCTTAGGTAAAATGCTTGGAGATGCTGTTACATCATCAATCCAAACCTTATTAATGATTGGCGGCTTTATTATTCTTTTTTCTGTATTAAATCGCTTATTATCGTTAGTCCATTTTACAGATCTTGTTGGTATTTTTCTATCTTTTATCCTACAAACCTTTCATCTCTCTACAGAGCTCAGCGTACCTTTAATATCAGGACTGTTTGAAATCACACTCGGAAGTGATTTGACTAGTGATGCAAATGCAGGTTTATTGGAGAAGGTTGTGATTGTCAGCTTTATTCTAGCTTTCTGTGGCTTCTCTGTACAGGCACAGGTTGCAAGTATATTATCAGAGACTGATATTCGTTTTAAACCTTTTTTTATCGCAAGAATTTTTCACGGCTTTTTTGCTAGTATCTTTGCATTCATTCTGTGGAAACCACTTTATGTTAATTTACAAGCATCTGGTGAAGGAACAGTTCCAGTCATGAAATGGTTTGAGCATTCAGCATCCTATGGCAATACGTTTTGGACAAATATGATTGATTACGGTCCACTATTTACACTACTCTCACTTTGCATTTATATCGTAATTATTGCAAGGAGAGGCGTGGCCCGATAA
- a CDS encoding SepM family pheromone-processing serine protease codes for MVSKQKRITLFIIAGTIILLLNFIKLPYYLNMPGDAYELPPIIEVEGGDDSEGKFMMTTVGVSRGKVNVLTYLWAKVAPYHDLIPAEQMRSRGETDQEYFYRQLHMMDMSQNVAVAVAYEKANKKVNYQYNGVFVMSVIEGMDARDKLEVGDRIFEVEGKPILNSEEFIEYVGSLTQGDQIQLSIEREGTVLNKVVKISPFPTDPSKFGVGISLVTDREIEVEPKIKINTDTVGGPSAGLMFTLEIYNQLLEGDLTKGYKIAGTGTINYEGVVGPIGGIKHKVVAADKAGADYFLAPNEMNAIDSNFNEAVKTAAELDTEMEIIPIDTLEDAIEFLETLDEK; via the coding sequence ATGGTGAGTAAGCAAAAAAGAATCACCCTTTTTATCATAGCTGGTACGATCATCCTACTTTTAAATTTTATCAAGCTACCCTATTATTTAAATATGCCAGGAGATGCGTACGAGCTTCCGCCTATCATTGAGGTTGAAGGTGGGGATGACTCAGAAGGGAAATTTATGATGACGACAGTAGGGGTAAGTAGGGGGAAAGTAAATGTCCTTACCTACCTTTGGGCAAAAGTAGCCCCCTATCATGATTTAATACCGGCAGAACAAATGAGGTCTAGAGGGGAAACGGATCAAGAGTACTTTTATAGGCAGCTACATATGATGGATATGTCACAAAACGTTGCTGTTGCAGTGGCATATGAAAAAGCAAATAAAAAAGTAAATTATCAATATAATGGCGTATTTGTAATGAGTGTTATTGAAGGAATGGATGCAAGAGATAAGCTAGAAGTGGGAGATCGAATTTTTGAGGTGGAAGGTAAACCCATACTAAATTCAGAGGAGTTTATCGAATACGTGGGGAGCCTTACCCAAGGAGACCAAATTCAGTTATCTATTGAACGTGAAGGAACAGTCCTGAATAAAGTGGTTAAAATTAGCCCATTCCCAACGGATCCGTCAAAATTCGGGGTAGGCATTTCTTTAGTAACAGACCGTGAAATTGAGGTAGAGCCAAAGATTAAGATAAATACTGATACTGTTGGCGGTCCTTCAGCGGGTTTAATGTTTACTTTAGAGATATATAACCAGCTTTTGGAAGGGGACCTAACAAAGGGCTATAAAATAGCCGGTACAGGAACGATTAATTATGAAGGTGTTGTAGGACCGATAGGAGGAATCAAACATAAGGTAGTCGCTGCAGATAAAGCAGGAGCTGATTATTTTCTTGCTCCGAATGAAATGAATGCGATAGATTCTAATTTTAACGAAGCTGTAAAAACAGCAGCTGAATTAGATACTGAAATGGAGATTATCCCAATCGATACGCTAGAGGACGCTATAGAATTCTTAGAAACTTTAGATGAAAAATAA
- a CDS encoding acetyl-CoA carboxylase biotin carboxylase subunit, with product MKKILIANRGEIALRIIKTCKKVGIETVAIYSEADASLPYVKEATISYCIGEPPVQKSYLDADKIIEIAKKEQVDAIHPGYGFLSENATFAQKVEDNGITFIGPSASIISKMGDKILARQTMKQAGVPVVPGSDFGLKSLEEVVQVAGEIGYPVMLKASAGGGGVGMQKCDNEEMLTKAYQSTKARAKAYFGNDELFLEKFISNARHIEVQIVGDSFGNVIHLFERDCSIQRRNQKVIEEAPSPFLSESTRAELYSKAVLAAKAVNYENAGTVEFVMDDQEQFYFLEMNTRLQVEHPVTEMITNIDLVEWQLLISMGKPLPLTQEAVNGLGHAIEFRLYAEDPNTFLPSPGHINEFNYSLTDGVRVDYGYLGDNAVTTFYDPMIAKVIVHGHDREQAIKKASEFFNNLSITGIKHNGPLFEKIIQDEQFMSGHYTTAYLKK from the coding sequence TTGAAGAAAATCTTGATTGCTAACCGCGGAGAAATAGCCCTTCGTATCATAAAAACATGTAAGAAGGTTGGTATTGAAACTGTAGCTATTTATTCAGAAGCTGATGCCTCTTTACCATATGTTAAGGAAGCAACCATTTCCTACTGTATTGGAGAACCGCCTGTTCAAAAATCTTATCTAGATGCTGACAAGATCATTGAGATTGCAAAAAAAGAACAGGTTGATGCCATTCATCCAGGCTATGGGTTCTTGTCGGAAAACGCTACATTCGCCCAGAAGGTCGAGGACAATGGAATAACATTTATTGGCCCGAGCGCTTCCATCATTTCTAAGATGGGTGATAAGATCCTCGCGAGACAGACTATGAAACAAGCGGGAGTTCCCGTTGTACCGGGTAGTGACTTCGGATTGAAAAGCCTTGAAGAGGTTGTCCAGGTAGCTGGTGAAATTGGATACCCTGTCATGTTAAAGGCAAGTGCCGGGGGCGGCGGAGTAGGTATGCAAAAATGTGATAATGAGGAAATGTTAACAAAAGCATATCAATCTACCAAGGCAAGAGCAAAGGCTTATTTTGGGAATGATGAACTGTTCTTAGAAAAGTTTATTTCTAATGCTAGACACATTGAAGTTCAAATTGTAGGGGATTCGTTTGGGAATGTGATTCACTTATTTGAACGCGATTGTTCGATTCAAAGAAGAAACCAAAAGGTGATTGAAGAAGCACCAAGTCCGTTCTTAAGTGAATCAACCAGAGCAGAGTTGTATTCAAAAGCAGTCCTAGCAGCAAAGGCAGTTAATTATGAAAATGCAGGGACCGTTGAATTTGTAATGGATGATCAAGAACAGTTCTATTTCCTAGAGATGAATACTAGATTACAAGTGGAGCATCCCGTAACAGAAATGATTACGAACATAGATCTTGTAGAATGGCAGCTCTTAATTTCAATGGGTAAACCATTACCTCTTACTCAGGAAGCTGTTAACGGATTAGGACATGCAATAGAGTTTCGATTATATGCAGAAGATCCAAATACCTTTTTGCCATCTCCAGGTCATATAAATGAATTTAATTATTCATTGACTGATGGAGTGCGTGTTGATTATGGTTATCTAGGGGACAACGCGGTTACTACCTTTTATGATCCTATGATTGCAAAGGTCATTGTTCATGGTCATGATCGTGAACAGGCAATAAAAAAGGCATCTGAATTTTTCAATAACCTTTCAATCACAGGGATAAAACACAACGGTCCTTTATTTGAAAAAATAATACAAGATGAACAATTTATGAGTGGTCACTACACAACAGCCTATTTAAAAAAATAG
- a CDS encoding biotin/lipoyl-binding carrier protein, translating into MKEITATMAGTVLNVLAEVGQNVTIGDELLILESMKMEIPVESTNTGEVTEIKVTIGDFVNEGDVLIVMK; encoded by the coding sequence ATGAAAGAAATTACTGCAACAATGGCCGGTACGGTATTAAATGTCCTAGCTGAGGTAGGACAGAATGTTACGATTGGCGATGAATTATTAATCCTTGAATCTATGAAAATGGAAATACCTGTTGAAAGTACAAATACAGGAGAAGTAACCGAAATTAAAGTGACAATTGGAGATTTTGTAAATGAGGGAGACGTACTAATCGTCATGAAATAA
- a CDS encoding RsfA family transcriptional regulator → MTTVRQDAWTQDEDLFLSEVVLRYIREGGTQLTAFEEVGRKLSRTSAACGFRWNSFVRKQYKQAIELAKKQRKELKKDGALAKTTPADINVTQENNKTDQSLSLSDVIQYLQNYEQTEDEQQSLKKQNQVLQTKLAKLEAENNSLFKEKRDVEHQLELVKEDYKALIGIMDRARKMMMLQDEDEGKVRFQMERNGSLERVE, encoded by the coding sequence ATGACTACTGTCCGTCAAGATGCATGGACTCAAGATGAGGATTTATTTTTATCAGAAGTAGTATTACGTTATATTCGTGAAGGTGGAACTCAATTAACAGCTTTTGAGGAAGTGGGTAGAAAGCTATCACGTACATCAGCAGCCTGCGGGTTTCGCTGGAATTCGTTTGTTAGAAAGCAATATAAGCAAGCGATTGAGCTTGCCAAAAAACAGCGCAAAGAGCTTAAGAAGGATGGAGCTCTTGCTAAAACAACACCAGCTGATATCAATGTAACCCAAGAAAATAACAAAACTGATCAATCCTTATCATTATCAGATGTAATCCAATACTTACAAAATTATGAGCAAACTGAGGATGAGCAACAATCTCTTAAGAAACAAAACCAGGTACTACAAACGAAGCTTGCAAAGCTAGAAGCAGAAAACAATAGTTTATTTAAAGAAAAAAGAGATGTGGAACATCAGTTAGAGTTAGTAAAAGAGGATTATAAGGCCCTAATCGGTATTATGGATCGGGCACGAAAAATGATGATGCTACAAGATGAAGATGAAGGTAAGGTAAGGTTTCAAATGGAGAGAAACGGTAGTCTAGAACGAGTAGAATAA
- a CDS encoding nucleotidyltransferase — translation MKAAGVIVEYNPFHNGHLYHLQQTRKETKADCIVAVMSGNFLQRGEPALVSKWTRTRMALLAGVDLVIELPYAFATQKAEIFANGAISILEALGVDEVCFGSESGDINSFLQTLQVMQTRVDEFDTYVQGFVKDGNSFPKSASKAFHALEIKEEVVDLSLPNNILGYHYVKSIHDQQAKIIPKTITRTGSNYHDEHFQSPSIASATSIRKALFSPSGTLDEIKDYIPESTYHHLVSDQLAFQHFRDWESYFQLLKYKVLSSSSAELECIYEIEEGLEHRIISQIKSAESFHAFMEGLKTKRYTWTRLQRACTHLLTNTSKKVMKDVLQEKKAHYIRLLGMSEKGRTYLQENKKKATLPIISKLSGSTNAQLELDIKASQIYNIVADEPIRSNLLHSEYATPPIQYDSVKREFSH, via the coding sequence ATGAAGGCTGCTGGAGTGATTGTTGAATATAATCCTTTTCATAATGGACATTTATATCATTTACAACAAACCCGTAAGGAAACAAAGGCAGATTGTATCGTAGCTGTCATGAGCGGAAACTTTTTACAAAGAGGAGAACCCGCTCTAGTATCTAAATGGACGAGAACAAGAATGGCCTTATTAGCGGGAGTTGATTTAGTTATTGAGCTTCCATATGCTTTTGCTACTCAAAAAGCCGAGATCTTTGCTAATGGCGCCATATCAATTCTTGAGGCACTTGGAGTTGATGAAGTATGCTTTGGTAGTGAATCAGGTGATATTAATTCTTTTTTACAAACGCTGCAGGTTATGCAAACAAGAGTTGATGAGTTTGATACATATGTCCAAGGGTTTGTGAAAGACGGAAATAGTTTCCCTAAATCAGCATCAAAAGCATTTCATGCATTGGAAATTAAGGAAGAAGTAGTTGATCTAAGTCTTCCAAATAATATTTTAGGATATCACTATGTAAAATCCATTCATGATCAACAGGCTAAAATTATTCCAAAAACGATTACTAGAACCGGTTCAAACTACCATGATGAGCATTTTCAATCACCTTCCATTGCAAGTGCAACAAGTATCCGAAAGGCGCTCTTCTCCCCTTCAGGAACTTTGGATGAAATTAAAGATTACATACCAGAAAGTACATATCATCACTTAGTTAGCGATCAATTAGCGTTTCAACATTTTCGTGATTGGGAGAGCTATTTTCAATTATTAAAATATAAGGTACTCTCATCTTCTAGTGCAGAACTAGAATGTATTTATGAAATTGAAGAGGGATTAGAGCATCGGATTATTTCACAAATAAAGAGTGCTGAGAGCTTTCATGCGTTTATGGAGGGACTTAAAACAAAACGGTATACTTGGACAAGGCTTCAACGTGCATGTACGCATCTTTTGACTAATACCTCTAAAAAGGTGATGAAAGACGTATTACAAGAAAAGAAAGCCCATTATATAAGATTATTAGGTATGAGTGAAAAGGGTCGTACTTATTTACAAGAAAATAAGAAGAAAGCAACACTACCAATCATTTCAAAGCTTTCAGGTTCTACTAATGCACAGCTAGAATTAGATATAAAAGCTTCTCAAATCTATAATATAGTGGCTGATGAACCCATTAGATCTAACTTGTTACATTCCGAATACGCTACCCCTCCTATTCAATACGACAGCGTAAAACGTGAGTTTAGTCATTAA
- a CDS encoding DUF7147 family protein — protein MIQRFIELGEGYSDIYELLEIATSNQHRIKHLVALHTTKDDKQMTSLAVVLHPAETGKFQPIYICREGIPLFEEKKSQRLVLFETLSNSLEVPVITFKIKPSTAFAEKELYYQYVIGILRLHHIIPPLS, from the coding sequence ATGATTCAGCGTTTTATTGAACTAGGTGAGGGATATTCAGATATTTATGAGCTGTTAGAGATCGCCACCTCTAATCAACACAGAATCAAACATTTAGTGGCACTGCATACAACAAAAGATGATAAACAGATGACTTCCTTAGCGGTTGTATTGCATCCAGCGGAAACAGGGAAGTTTCAACCCATTTACATATGTAGAGAAGGAATACCTTTATTTGAGGAAAAGAAAAGTCAACGCCTGGTTCTTTTTGAAACCCTAAGTAATAGTCTTGAGGTCCCAGTGATTACCTTTAAAATTAAGCCTTCAACTGCATTTGCTGAAAAGGAACTTTATTATCAATATGTAATTGGTATTTTAAGATTGCATCACATAATCCCCCCGCTATCTTAA